The genome window CATTGTAAAAATAACGTATTCCGACCGCTTACTGCTTGCGGAAGTTCGCCAAAGTTTAGGGGATTGTGAGCGTAAAGTAAACTATGAAAAGTGGAATTTTTATAGAATACTTGTAAACAAAAGTTTCCAAAATGATTTTTTCAGAGTATGATTAAATGACTATTTTTCTACACAAATTGAGGTAAAAATATGATGAAGTTACGGATTGAATGTTCAGACAAACTTACCGTTGCAGAGAAGTGCCTACACCTTTTGGCAATGCAAAAACAATCTATTCTTCAAATTGAATTTACCGAATTTGGTGTACATATCGAATTTTCTTCACTGACAGCAGAGCTACAGACGCAAATATTAGCTCAAATTAGACCGCTTGAAGGCGTATTACAGGCAGAATTTATGGAAGCTGAATATCATGGGTTTGAGAATATGATTGCACAAAGCCCAAAAATGCAGGCTGTCATTGAGCAAGCAAAGAAATTTGCAATGCTTAAAGCACCACTATTGATTCAAGGAGAAACCGGTACGGGGAAAGATGTATTTGCTAAGGCTTGTCATGAATTAAGCTCACGTAGAGCTCATAAATTTATTGCAGTAAATTGTGCCGGTTTGCCTGCCGATGAAGCGGAAACAGAGATGTTCGGTCATCGAGGCAATGGTAAAGAAAACATCGGTTTTTTTGAATATGCTAATGGCGGTACGGTCTTATTAGATTCTATTGCTGAATTATCACTTGAGATGCAGGCAAAATTATTACGTTTTTTAAATGACGGATGTTTTCGTCGTGTGGGTGAAGATCAAGAAATTCAAGTGGATGTCAGAGTGATTTGTACGTCGCAAAAACCATTAAATCTTTTAGTAGAAGAAGGTAAAGTTAGAGAAGATCTCTATCATCGACTTAATGTGTTAACGTTAGATTTACCGCCGTTGCGAGATCGCCAAGAGGATTTGCCGTTATTAGCGGATCACTTTATTGCTCAAATCAGCCAACAGCTTGGTATAAGTAAATTAGAGTATGATAATGATTTTGTTACAGCACTACAGAGCTATCGTTGGCCGGGTAATTTGCGAGAATTATATAATGCTATTTATCGTGCCTGTACGCTTTCACACAGTTATCGTCTAGCGGTAAAAGATCTCAATTTACCGCATCAGCAACATAAAGTTGATACATTACCAGTGTTAGATGAAGGGGCTACATTAGAAGAATTAGTTAATAATTTTGAGGTCGCATTATTACGTAAATTCTATGCAGAATTTCCAAGTACCCGAAAATTAGCTCAACGTTTAGGCATTTCTCATACCGCAGTTGCGAATAAATTACGTGCATACGGCATCGGTAAATAAGGATAACAATGTTTTCATTTATTCAGCAAGCGGTTAAATTTTCCCTATTTCTTGCAAGTTTCGGCATAAATATGACCGCTTATGCCGCACCTAGTATCCCCAAAGAACTACTAGATAACAGTTTAATTTACTGTACGAGTGTTTCCGGATTCAGTTTTAATCCGCAAAAAGCGGATGTGGGAACGAATATG of Actinobacillus arthritidis contains these proteins:
- a CDS encoding sigma 54-interacting transcriptional regulator; translation: MKLRIECSDKLTVAEKCLHLLAMQKQSILQIEFTEFGVHIEFSSLTAELQTQILAQIRPLEGVLQAEFMEAEYHGFENMIAQSPKMQAVIEQAKKFAMLKAPLLIQGETGTGKDVFAKACHELSSRRAHKFIAVNCAGLPADEAETEMFGHRGNGKENIGFFEYANGGTVLLDSIAELSLEMQAKLLRFLNDGCFRRVGEDQEIQVDVRVICTSQKPLNLLVEEGKVREDLYHRLNVLTLDLPPLRDRQEDLPLLADHFIAQISQQLGISKLEYDNDFVTALQSYRWPGNLRELYNAIYRACTLSHSYRLAVKDLNLPHQQHKVDTLPVLDEGATLEELVNNFEVALLRKFYAEFPSTRKLAQRLGISHTAVANKLRAYGIGK